In the Leptospira terpstrae serovar Hualin str. LT 11-33 = ATCC 700639 genome, GAATTTTGTCGATGCAAATTTTTACTTACTTTATAATATGAAGATTTATTAATAGAAGAATATGGAATTACAGAATTGCGGATTGGGTAATCCCAATAACGCATCCTCAACCAAAATCGATTTTTACCAAAAACAAAATTGTATGAATAACTATTTGATTCATTCCCGAATTTTTCTCCCAAGACATTTACAATAAAATAATTATTTTGATGATCTGGAACAGGTACTGCTTTAAAAATGTATTCACTTTTACCTTTCAACAAAGGACTGGTAGCGATATTTAACAAGCTAACAACAGGATCTGCTTGAGTAACAGATAGTATATGAAAATCTAAAAAAAATAATAATAGAAGTAGAAAAATACACTTAAATTTCAACATACAGTCCACCTGATTTTGATTTTTTTTTGATGATAAATTTTTGTTTTTTGTCTTTTGTAAAAAAAAACGAATATGCCTTTTCCATCTCGTCTTTACGATACCGGATACGAATTGTCTGATTTCTACACGGGATTTTATGGGAAAAGCCACCTTTAGGATCAATATGAAAAGGCAATCTATATTCAGAATCAGGATCAGTGTGAACACTTAATTCATCTAGCAACTTTTCTTCAACATCGAAAACGTTTGTTCGATCCAATATAATTGAAATTGATGTTATATTTTCCAAAGCTCCAGAAATGGCTAGTGGACAGAGTTTTTTGGCTAAATAAGGATGATAAGTTAATTGAATCGTATGAGTTGTATCACAGTTGCCGATATGGAGAAATAATAAACTCAACCAAAGAAATCGAAAATACATACCACCTCCTTGATATTAAAAATCCAATAGTTTCATTCAATTTCTTAAACTATATGGAACAAAAAGCATGATCGAAAAAACCACTAACGTTCGCTATTTTCTTATCATTTTAAATAAAAATAAGAATTTAATAATATGAAACAATAATTAAAGAGAAACGAGAGGGAATAATAATATTAAAATTTAATGACAGGCGATGAAGTTAGATTTCAGCCTATCTTAGATTCCCGTGAAAGGGATGTGCAGGGCTTGGTCTGACGGATGTCAGACGGGAGCGTTAGCGCACCCCGGAACAGCCCGACCCCGAAATTCTTTCGGGGGTTCACCCTTAACGCATTACTTCAAATAGTCGACCGAGTAAACTATCTTGGGTTTGCATGGTTTTAGAATTGGCTTCGTAAGCGCGGTTGACTTCAATCATATCCACCATTTCCGTCACAACAGAAACGTTTGAGGCTTCTAAATATCCTTGCATGACTTGTGGGGCAAGAAGAGTGGGAAACTTGGTGGGTTCTCCCGATTCGGGAGTGTCGGAATAAAACGAGTCCCCTTCTTTGTCGAGGTGGCGAGGATTTTCTACGGTTCGGATTTTTAAGGTATCGAGAAGGACTGGATCTTCAAATCGGTTTTCACTAAAGTTAGTTCCATCTTTCGGTGCGGTTCCGAGTTTTGCGTTGATATAGATCTCTCCATTTTCTTTCACAAGAAAATTTCCTTGGTTCACTTGGATGGGACCTTTTTCTCCAAGAAGAGGAAATCCTTGGGGAGTGACTACAAATCCATTTTTATCTAATACAAAACTTCCACTTCGAGTGAGGCGTTCGCCTCGGTTAGTAAGAACAGTAAAGAAGGCAGGTTTTTCCATACCGGGTTGGTCTTGGACCATCAAGTCAAAGATATTGTCTGTTTTTTTCACAGAGCCTTGGTCGAAACGAGTGTACACTTCATTCACTTCAGCACCAAACCCGAGTTTCCCGACCACAGGTGAGGTATCAAAAGATCCCATAGGCGTTTTTCCAATTCCATCTTCTGAATAACGATGCAGTAACATTTCAGGAAAGGTTTTGAAAACGGTTGTATCTTTTTTGAATGCAGTTTTATCCACATTGGCCAAATTGTTGGCGATCACATCCATTCTTACTTGTTGGGAAATCATCCCGTTGGCGCCTGTATAGAGTCCTCGTAACATACCTTTCCTACCTATCATTTCTTTCGGTCAGAACACGAGATTCCCTAAGAGAAAATGCGACATAGTCAAAAAAGAGTTGAAGTTTTGATGAAAATTCAGGAAAAAGAAGGACATGAAGTTATCCATCGGAAATCTCCCCCAGTCGCTTACTGACGAAGCCCTCGAAAAACTTCTTTCGGCCCATGGAAAAGTGGATCACCTCCAAATCAAACGGGACAAAATCACCAAGGTTTCCTTGGGATATGGTACCGCAGAAATGGCAGATGCCGATGCTACGAAAGCAATCGCTGCCCTAAACGGAAAAGAAGTAGAAGGGAAAAAATTGGTTCTAGTGAACCAAGAAGAGCTTACCAAATCGCAAAACGATGCTGCCAAGAAAAAAGGAAGTCCCGCTGTAGCCAAACCAACGTTTGGTAGAAACCAAACCTCTGGTGGTGGAAACACAGGTGTCCAAAGGAGAGGCGGTTCTCGCGGTTCTTAGATGAAACAACTGACCGGCAGTTACCTCTCCATTGGAGCCGGAGAGAACCAAATCCCCCTGATCCGGGCAGCAAAAGCCAGAGGACTCAAAGTCATCTCGGTGGACACAAACCCCCAGGCTCCGGGTCTTGTGGAATCAGATATTAAAATATTAGAATCTACTCATGAATATAGAAAAATTCTACATTCTATGAGTAAAGTCCCTCTCCCCTTCACACTTTTAGGAGTGGGTTCTCGATCTTATGGCAAAGCAGTATATACAGTTTCTTATTTAGCTGAAAAATTAAAACT is a window encoding:
- a CDS encoding flagellar hook-basal body protein, yielding MLRGLYTGANGMISQQVRMDVIANNLANVDKTAFKKDTTVFKTFPEMLLHRYSEDGIGKTPMGSFDTSPVVGKLGFGAEVNEVYTRFDQGSVKKTDNIFDLMVQDQPGMEKPAFFTVLTNRGERLTRSGSFVLDKNGFVVTPQGFPLLGEKGPIQVNQGNFLVKENGEIYINAKLGTAPKDGTNFSENRFEDPVLLDTLKIRTVENPRHLDKEGDSFYSDTPESGEPTKFPTLLAPQVMQGYLEASNVSVVTEMVDMIEVNRAYEANSKTMQTQDSLLGRLFEVMR
- a CDS encoding RNA recognition motif domain-containing protein is translated as MKLSIGNLPQSLTDEALEKLLSAHGKVDHLQIKRDKITKVSLGYGTAEMADADATKAIAALNGKEVEGKKLVLVNQEELTKSQNDAAKKKGSPAVAKPTFGRNQTSGGGNTGVQRRGGSRGS